The sequence ACCGTTAGCTATAGTTAATCACGTGAGTTTGGCCCTTGGGGTTGCCGTTAGAAAACCACCATTAAGCTATTAAATATTAATCACGTTGGGGTTTCTTCAAAATCTAGTGTCTTGTTCACTTATTTCTTCGTGTGTCAAAGTAAAATACGTGTACAAATAATTGGGTTGCATTTTTGTTTTGAAACGTGTATGAAGACTTTTCCTTGTTTAGTAGCATGTTATTATTACAATATACATTTCGAGGACGTTTTGCTGATAGTCACTTCCCGTAAGTAGTAATTTTCGGTCTATTATCGTCCAAGTATTacttgtatgtgtatatatattagatGCTTATTTAATATCATAGTTACAGTATATCATGGGGTTTTGCTAACGTGGACACACGTTAAGGAGTGTGTGACAAACCTTAAATTTTCCTTTATAACAAATTTAGCGTTTTACAAACCTATAATTTTCTTATACAACACATTTGCAACTAACAAACGCATAAAATATTGTATACATGAGATTAGTATTAGATAAAAATGTTACTAATAATTAAGGAAAATTGAACATAGTTCAACAAGGCTTAACATGTGTCATTGAAGTACATGTTAATAAATAAAACTCATGTTTGTAATTCTGTATATTTTTGTAATTCTCGTATGTATGTGTAATATATACACCCTAATACCCCTAATGTCAGAATCCCTTGCTCTAAAAAAAATTGAACAAATTTTGGAGTTTATTTCACTTCTCATTGTTTCCCTAAAATGACTAAATCAAAGTAAACAACATATTACAGGAAAGGGTCGTTGGTCAAACAATCATCTTACACGCTATTGTTTTCCTAATTTTGGACTTAGCCTTCATTTTCAAATCTAATTATTTTTGTCATAGAATACCTTCCATTTGGTAACTTTTAGAAATAAAACAATGCCGATAAGAGTACCGGGAGTGGTGACTGAAGTCACTTGGCATGTCACGCCtgacttgctgagtcagaaaaagtAGGGAATGATGACCTCTGTCAGTTAGGCAtgtcagtttatatttttattattatttttatgattttaaatataacataaatgaatataattataaaaattaacataaatagaaataacttccattaaaataaaaattaaacattacaattctaaaaaaaaaaaaaaaacattgcaattcctaaaaatttaaaaaaaaacaatacGTTATCGCGATTAAAAAGTTACAATTCGTTAACTATTTGGTCATCGCGATTATGCCATAGATGCGAAATTAGAGTATGTCGAAGATACTCATACTCGTCTTTGTCACGCAGCTCTTTTGTCTTCTCGGCATATACATCACACCTTTCGTACCAAGTTGATCCTTGTAGGTTGTTGACAGGCAAGTAGTAAGATTTATTTTCAGCGATGTTAAAACCATTGTCTTCAATTATCATGTTGTGCAATATGATGCAACCATACATGATTCTTTTGATTGCGTTTACACTATATGCCCTAGCTGGTTGTCTTAAAATACCCCAACGACCTTTCAAAATTCCAAATGTCCTCTCAACGTCTTTACGAGCTGCAGATTGTTTCTTTGTAAAGTATTTCCTTTTTGCGGCAACAACACTTGAGAATCCCTTAACGAAAGAAGCCCACGAAGGGTAAATCCCATCGGCAAGATAGTAGCCTCGATCAAAATCAACGTCCCCAATTTCGTATGGAACTTGAGGAGCCGTGTCAGTTAGTAAACTATCAAACGATGGAGATGCATTAAGGACATTCAAGTCATTGTTCGAACCGGCCATTTCAAAATATGCatgtgtaacatcccaacccgttaaccaaccaaaaacgcggaataaaaaaaaaatttaactggacagaagggtgcgcggcgcgcaccactgcctgtgcgcggcgcgcacaaggcctgtgacagttctgatcaaaatgtccatttttcgcgaaaagattttcgacttcccgacacttttagaccaaacgcttttcacaacaatttatattagttaaaactaacacgttccaataataaaatgagttttacgagaccgggcccacatcggccgttttacgactttcgtacaaaatacaagtttcgaccacatgatttttaacacaaaataaagaccgagcatggcgattggggatacgctacccaatcctaatcaatccaaaagcaagatcttctaaagcaactatgcgagtccactagtccccgtttacccgagccaccgcatccatgcaatctataaaaatgtcaacaacgagagggtaagctaatgcttagtgaatgataatatactacatacatatatatgcataaaatggacacgccacgaaataacaaataccgcataccgaagcatccatatataaggcactacattaagcataccgtacgatctctaagcaacgagctaaagatacaacaacaattataagttcaccaacgacgatgtgaacaacgccaagaagctacacccggagggttagctacaccacaacaatacattaatatataacaatatatatataacgcacaaggctaaccccttaacccaataccgagaaccaagtaccacaatgaagattggccgaactacacgagccttagtaatccgaaactacacgagattactatctccacatcatcgaggttggccgaactgcacgagccttagtaatccgaaccacacgagattactacctcaataagatgaccgaactacacgagtcaccatgaatccgaactacacgagattcatttgataagatgaccgaaaccacacgcgtcatcgtgaatccgaaaccacacgcgattcacttctccaactcaaacccacggtcacgggattataaaatccaccatatcagggctacaacatccaaatcacaaccacgtgtgataatgtacacacgaacgtgtacttcgccaaagatggtcaacaaaaacgcacaaccgtgccatttggactcatacaaaagtccatcaaatccacctatatgtgaagtgagctctataaccgagaaccacctcacccgacccgcacccatcctacacatacatatgcacataggatattaacactcaccttgtcgccttgatgaatgcttccaagtaatccgcacctcgccaatggaaagtacctattccattatcacaaattcaacaacacacttagattggatttacaaaccaacccaatttgacacttagtgcaaattcgacccaaatgcacttccaagtacaaaccgcgcccaaaattaaccaataatcactaacacaagtgagaatggtcctaatacgccaaataaacccgaacacaagtgttaaacacttatcattccccaaattgcccataaaccctaattttgacccataaggtcaaaatctcaccatttacaaatttcgacaccaaaacacctttaactcggttttatacttaaacttaatccattttaagtttataaacctcattaaatcgccaattgggtcataatcatcactaaaccctaattttgacccaaagtcaaaactagtcaaccaaataaccctaaatgggtttcaatacttccataatcactaacttaagtgattaaacccaatttcaagtcctaatcatggtcaatttgttcaccaacccataatccaccaacaattgcaataaacccgattactagcatcactaaactcatttcaagagtttaaatgggtttctcatcaatttaagttcaaaccctaacttgattatcaaaatca comes from Rutidosis leptorrhynchoides isolate AG116_Rl617_1_P2 chromosome 4, CSIRO_AGI_Rlap_v1, whole genome shotgun sequence and encodes:
- the LOC139840465 gene encoding uncharacterized protein, which translates into the protein MAGSNNDLNVLNASPSFDSLLTDTAPQVPYEIGDVDFDRGYYLADGIYPSWASFVKGFSSVVAAKRKYFTKKQSAARKDVERTFGILKGRWGILRQPARAYSVNAIKRIMYGCIILHNMIIEDNGFNIAENKSYYLPVNNLQGSTWYERCDVYAEKTKELRDKDEYEYLRHTLISHLWHNRDDQIVNEL